In one window of Haloprofundus halophilus DNA:
- a CDS encoding 30S ribosomal protein S5, with translation MSRNNNGWEPRTRLGRMVQNDDVTSMEQALDTGLPLKEPEIVDQLLPGLDDDVLDINMVQRMTDSGRRVKFRCVVAVGNRDGFLGYAEARDDQVGSAIQKAIDVAKLNIIKVDRGSGSWEDRAGGTHSLTRKAEGKAGSVTVEVIPAPMGLGLAAAPTVRSILELAGVQDAWTKSDGNTRTTVNLAKATYNALRNASQSRTPRHAREVQQEVSE, from the coding sequence ATGAGCAGAAACAACAACGGCTGGGAGCCGCGAACGCGCCTCGGCCGAATGGTCCAGAACGACGACGTCACGTCGATGGAGCAGGCGCTCGACACGGGCCTGCCGCTGAAAGAGCCCGAGATCGTCGACCAGCTCCTCCCCGGACTGGACGACGACGTGCTCGACATCAACATGGTCCAGCGGATGACCGACTCCGGCCGCCGGGTGAAGTTCCGGTGCGTCGTCGCCGTCGGCAACCGCGACGGGTTCCTCGGCTACGCCGAGGCCCGCGACGACCAGGTCGGCTCGGCGATTCAGAAGGCCATCGACGTCGCAAAGCTGAACATCATCAAGGTCGACCGAGGCTCCGGTTCGTGGGAGGACCGCGCGGGCGGTACCCACTCGCTGACCCGGAAAGCCGAGGGCAAAGCCGGGTCGGTGACCGTCGAGGTCATCCCCGCGCCGATGGGTCTCGGCCTCGCGGCCGCGCCCACCGTCCGCAGCATCCTCGAACTCGCGGGTGTGCAGGACGCGTGGACGAAGTCCGACGGCAACACGCGGACGACGGTCAACCTCGCGAAGGCGACGTACAACGCGCTTCGGAACGCCTCGCAGTCCCGGACGCCGCGGCACGCCCGCGAAGTCCAGCAAGAGGTGAGCGAGTGA
- a CDS encoding 50S ribosomal protein L30, with translation MRAVVQIRGDVNMSEAVHDTLKMLNIHGVNHCAFVPETDTYEGMVTKVNEYVAHGEPSADVVETLLRKRAEPLEGDATVDDDYVADNTDYDDLGALAEALVDEETTLREQGLSPSLRLHPPRGGHKGLKHPTTEGGQLGKHEAEDIDELLEAMR, from the coding sequence ATGCGCGCAGTCGTTCAGATTCGCGGTGACGTCAACATGAGCGAAGCGGTGCACGACACCCTGAAGATGCTCAACATCCACGGCGTCAACCACTGCGCGTTCGTCCCCGAGACGGACACTTACGAGGGCATGGTGACGAAAGTCAACGAGTACGTCGCACACGGCGAACCGAGCGCCGACGTCGTCGAGACGCTGCTGCGCAAGCGCGCGGAGCCGCTCGAAGGCGACGCGACGGTCGACGACGACTACGTCGCCGACAACACCGACTACGACGACCTCGGCGCGCTCGCGGAGGCGCTCGTGGACGAGGAGACGACGCTGCGCGAGCAGGGTCTCTCCCCGTCGCTTCGGCTCCACCCGCCGCGCGGCGGGCACAAGGGTCTCAAGCACCCGACCACCGAAGGCGGCCAGCTCGGCAAACACGAGGCCGAGGACATCGACGAACTCCTGGAGGCGATGCGATAA
- a CDS encoding uL15m family ribosomal protein, with the protein MTSKKRRQRGSRTHGGGTHKNRRGAGHRGGRGRAGRAKHEFHNYEPLGKHGFTRPDDTQLDVVEVRLQKLDEDAALYAAEDLAEEEGDGYRLDARDVVDARSDTDVVKVLGGGQVRNELHVVADAFTSTAVEDLEENGGSAVLSEYGEHLVAEAEAAEEDEDAEDDE; encoded by the coding sequence ATGACATCCAAGAAACGTCGACAGCGCGGTTCCCGAACCCACGGCGGCGGCACGCACAAGAACCGGCGCGGCGCCGGTCACCGCGGCGGCCGCGGCCGCGCGGGACGCGCGAAACACGAGTTCCACAACTACGAACCGCTCGGCAAACACGGCTTCACCCGTCCCGACGACACGCAACTCGACGTCGTCGAGGTTCGACTCCAGAAGCTCGACGAGGACGCGGCGCTGTACGCCGCGGAGGACCTCGCCGAGGAGGAGGGTGACGGCTACCGTCTCGACGCCCGAGACGTCGTCGACGCGCGAAGCGACACCGACGTCGTGAAAGTGCTCGGCGGCGGGCAGGTCCGCAACGAACTGCACGTCGTCGCCGACGCGTTCACGTCGACGGCCGTCGAGGACCTCGAGGAGAACGGCGGCAGCGCCGTCCTCTCCGAGTACGGTGAGCATCTCGTCGCCGAGGCCGAAGCGGCCGAGGAAGACGAAGACGCCGAAGACGACGAGTAA
- a CDS encoding HVO_2523 family zinc finger protein: MTETTEESTRQSRSETDSEETPRGRPCPFCGASMQHRHCKYVCPTHGVVYDCSDTFW; this comes from the coding sequence GTGACCGAGACGACCGAGGAGTCGACCCGACAGAGTCGCTCGGAGACGGACTCCGAGGAGACGCCGCGCGGGCGACCCTGTCCGTTCTGCGGCGCGTCGATGCAGCACCGCCACTGCAAGTACGTCTGTCCGACCCACGGCGTCGTTTACGACTGCAGCGACACGTTCTGGTAA
- a CDS encoding phytoene/squalene synthase family protein, with translation MVRDEQVARSKAIQQRTGKTFHFATRLLPQRVRHATYVLYAFFRLADEVVDDAGDASPEEQRAELERLRAAALGEAETDDPVLSAFSEMREEYGIDDADVNTFVDAMATDITKSRYETYAELEAYMDGSAAAVGRMMTAVMDPEEKGRALPHATKLGEAFQMSNFLRDVREDIDERDRIYLPQTTLDEHGVTEAQLRRYELTEGFTTAMESELHRTETLYREGVAGIKYLPEDCQFSVLLAAVLYADHHRLIRDRNYDVLSATPQLSRLRKLSLFARTRYHWMWTKDPETVFWRVSSVSKRGSPTAGAGRHDGLPAR, from the coding sequence ATGGTGAGAGACGAGCAAGTCGCCCGAAGTAAAGCAATACAACAGCGAACTGGAAAGACGTTCCACTTCGCCACGCGACTTCTCCCCCAGCGGGTTCGCCACGCGACGTACGTCCTGTACGCGTTCTTCCGACTGGCCGACGAAGTCGTCGACGACGCCGGCGACGCGAGCCCCGAAGAACAGCGCGCGGAACTCGAACGGCTCCGCGCCGCGGCGCTCGGGGAAGCCGAGACCGACGATCCGGTGCTGTCGGCGTTCTCGGAGATGCGCGAGGAGTACGGCATCGACGACGCGGACGTGAACACGTTCGTCGACGCGATGGCGACCGACATCACGAAGAGTCGCTACGAGACGTACGCCGAACTGGAGGCGTACATGGACGGCTCGGCGGCCGCGGTCGGTCGGATGATGACTGCCGTCATGGACCCCGAAGAGAAGGGGCGAGCGCTGCCGCACGCGACGAAGCTCGGCGAGGCGTTCCAGATGTCGAACTTCCTGCGCGACGTGCGCGAGGACATCGACGAGCGGGACCGCATCTACCTCCCGCAGACGACGCTCGACGAGCACGGCGTGACGGAGGCGCAGCTCCGGCGCTACGAGCTCACCGAGGGCTTCACCACCGCCATGGAGTCGGAGCTCCACCGAACGGAGACGCTCTACCGCGAGGGCGTCGCCGGCATCAAGTACCTCCCCGAGGACTGCCAGTTCTCGGTGCTGTTGGCCGCCGTGCTGTACGCCGACCACCACCGCCTCATCCGCGACCGGAACTACGACGTGCTCTCGGCGACGCCGCAGTTGAGTCGACTCCGAAAACTGAGCCTGTTCGCCCGCACCCGCTACCACTGGATGTGGACGAAAGACCCCGAGACGGTGTTCTGGCGCGTCAGCTCGGTGTCGAAACGCGGGTCGCCGACGGCGGGGGCGGGACGCCACGACGGGCTTCCGGCGCGCTGA
- the cruF gene encoding bisanhydrobacterioruberin hydratase, producing MSTVSEYVPSNRTEMEARLDRLVRENRFTISVVFPVVGGVLLVASRLELLPPPLAFNALLILLGTFVMRSPLVVGTLPLFDRRAVVGVSALALYAYAIEYTGVETGWPYGEFYYGVDLGPTVEGIPLGLPIFFLPLVMNSYLLCLLLLGDRADNPAVRLFSVVVTVLAMDVVLDPGAVALGFWVYPDVPPGGGFYGVPLSNYAGWVVSATVAVVTLDWAFDRRALLARLSRCEFMLDDLVSFVILWGSVNVVFGNYVPALVAVLFGVGLLRTERFDAGLLRPSWLR from the coding sequence ATGTCGACGGTCTCCGAGTACGTTCCCTCGAACCGCACGGAGATGGAGGCCCGTCTCGACCGTCTGGTCCGCGAGAACCGCTTCACCATCTCCGTGGTGTTCCCGGTCGTCGGCGGCGTGCTGCTCGTCGCCAGTCGACTCGAACTGCTCCCGCCGCCCTTGGCGTTCAACGCCCTCCTCATCCTCCTCGGGACGTTCGTGATGCGCTCGCCGCTCGTCGTCGGCACGCTCCCGCTGTTCGACCGTCGAGCCGTCGTCGGCGTCTCGGCGCTCGCGCTGTACGCCTACGCCATCGAGTACACCGGCGTGGAGACGGGGTGGCCCTACGGCGAGTTCTACTACGGCGTCGACCTCGGGCCGACAGTCGAGGGGATTCCGCTGGGGCTCCCTATCTTCTTTCTCCCGCTGGTGATGAACTCGTATCTGCTCTGTCTGCTGCTGCTCGGCGACCGCGCGGACAACCCGGCGGTCCGCCTCTTTTCGGTCGTCGTGACCGTGCTGGCGATGGACGTGGTGCTCGACCCCGGTGCCGTCGCGCTCGGCTTCTGGGTGTACCCCGACGTCCCGCCCGGCGGCGGCTTCTACGGCGTCCCGCTGTCGAACTACGCGGGGTGGGTCGTCAGCGCCACCGTCGCCGTCGTCACGCTCGACTGGGCGTTCGACCGCCGGGCGTTGCTCGCGCGACTCTCGCGCTGCGAGTTCATGCTCGACGACCTCGTGAGCTTCGTCATCCTCTGGGGGAGCGTCAACGTCGTCTTCGGCAACTACGTCCCCGCGCTGGTCGCGGTGCTGTTCGGAGTCGGTCTGCTGCGAACCGAGCGGTTCGACGCGGGGCTGCTGCGGCCGTCGTGGCTTCGGTGA
- a CDS encoding prenyltransferase: protein MGRLGYLLKLSRPRFWFYLAGPVVVGVAFAAESVSDLFAPLALALFGYFLVPANVFLYGVNDVFDAEIDAENPKKEDKEVRFGGDPVVVGVVVASGLAGLALFAVTPRVAWVWLAAHFLLAVEYSAPPFRFKTKPLLDSVSNGLYVLPGVAAYAAVAGEQPPLAAVLGGWLWTMGMHTFSAIPDIEPDREAGIRTTATVLGETRTYAYCAGCWLAAALAFGLVDLRIGLLLLAYPVVVFAIYLSDVDVSRAYWWYPALNTGVGMVLTMGALWRLLRG from the coding sequence ATGGGTCGCCTCGGCTACCTGCTGAAGCTCTCGCGCCCGCGCTTCTGGTTCTACCTCGCGGGCCCCGTCGTCGTCGGCGTCGCCTTCGCCGCCGAGTCGGTTTCGGACCTGTTCGCCCCCCTCGCGCTGGCGCTGTTCGGCTACTTCCTCGTCCCGGCGAACGTGTTCCTGTACGGCGTCAACGACGTGTTCGACGCCGAAATCGACGCCGAGAACCCGAAGAAGGAGGACAAGGAGGTCAGATTCGGCGGCGACCCCGTCGTCGTCGGCGTCGTCGTCGCCTCCGGACTCGCGGGGCTGGCGCTCTTCGCCGTGACCCCGCGAGTGGCGTGGGTCTGGCTGGCGGCGCACTTCCTTCTCGCCGTGGAGTACAGCGCGCCACCGTTTCGGTTCAAGACCAAGCCGCTCTTAGACTCCGTCTCGAACGGGCTGTACGTCCTACCGGGCGTCGCCGCCTACGCCGCCGTCGCGGGCGAACAGCCGCCGCTCGCGGCAGTCCTCGGCGGCTGGCTCTGGACGATGGGGATGCACACGTTCTCGGCGATCCCCGACATCGAACCCGACCGCGAGGCGGGCATTCGGACGACCGCGACCGTGCTCGGCGAGACGCGGACCTACGCGTACTGCGCGGGGTGTTGGCTCGCGGCGGCGCTCGCGTTCGGTCTCGTCGACCTCCGCATCGGTCTGTTGCTCCTGGCGTATCCGGTCGTCGTCTTCGCCATCTATCTGTCCGACGTGGACGTCTCGCGGGCGTACTGGTGGTATCCGGCGCTGAACACGGGTGTCGGGATGGTGCTCACGATGGGCGCACTCTGGAGGTTGCTGCGTGGCTGA
- a CDS encoding SDR family NAD(P)-dependent oxidoreductase: MDDTTVVVTGASRGIGRSVAAAFAAEGARVVACARDDEALDELAAAVDESGAAILTQRADVRDEFDVERLMERAAREGRPIDVLVACAGVSHGTPGEMPTAEESYARFDDTMRTNVRGVFAAVKEAVPHMADDARVLVPSGSVAREAKAGMGSYAVSKAAAEALALGFAADLSQTVGVVDPGLVATDLTDERGRDPDDAASMFVWAATEADASELDGEILDLRTWKEATR, encoded by the coding sequence ATGGACGATACGACGGTCGTCGTCACGGGTGCGAGTCGGGGAATCGGTCGCAGCGTCGCCGCAGCGTTCGCCGCGGAGGGCGCACGCGTCGTCGCCTGCGCCCGCGACGACGAGGCGCTGGACGAACTCGCGGCAGCGGTCGACGAGAGCGGCGCCGCGATACTCACCCAGCGAGCCGACGTCCGCGACGAGTTCGACGTTGAGCGTCTGATGGAGCGCGCGGCGCGGGAGGGTCGGCCGATAGACGTCCTCGTCGCGTGCGCGGGCGTCAGCCACGGAACGCCCGGCGAGATGCCGACCGCCGAGGAGTCGTACGCGCGCTTCGACGACACGATGCGGACGAACGTCCGCGGCGTGTTCGCGGCGGTCAAAGAGGCAGTCCCACACATGGCCGACGACGCCCGTGTGCTGGTCCCGTCCGGGTCAGTCGCCCGCGAGGCGAAAGCCGGGATGGGTTCGTACGCCGTCTCGAAAGCCGCCGCCGAGGCGTTGGCGCTCGGATTCGCCGCCGACCTCTCACAGACCGTCGGCGTCGTCGACCCCGGCCTCGTCGCCACCGACCTCACCGACGAACGGGGCCGCGACCCCGACGACGCGGCGTCGATGTTCGTCTGGGCGGCGACGGAAGCGGATGCGAGCGAACTCGACGGGGAGATTCTCGACCTCCGGACGTGGAAGGAGGCGACGAGGTAG
- a CDS encoding ZIP family metal transporter, producing the protein MQRRSAIGIGSVALLVALSAVALQRGARDLLVISWVAFLAMAVAGWFGARRTDERADVLVWGYGLASGAMITSAAVFLLPQAIGVSGGVPQYGGFGVALGLLVGFGSHTVGHRLAHLDFPLDRTATELSAHALSAGAIIGIVYGNMEVGLTLGLAIVSHKGPAGYAAATRLRRAGREWSVLLLPAAGVGLAAILSSVVVLPATAAVRGVVFGFAAGVFLHVAMDFLPRCELGSEIHETLSVEGDAHALLDRLRLHAVVSTSLGGLVVFAAWVAL; encoded by the coding sequence GTGCAACGACGCTCGGCGATAGGCATCGGTTCGGTCGCGCTGCTGGTCGCTCTCTCGGCCGTCGCGCTCCAACGCGGAGCGAGAGACCTCCTCGTCATCTCGTGGGTGGCGTTTCTGGCGATGGCCGTCGCGGGGTGGTTCGGCGCGCGGCGGACCGACGAGCGAGCGGACGTTCTCGTCTGGGGCTACGGCCTCGCCAGCGGCGCGATGATAACCAGCGCGGCGGTGTTCCTGCTCCCGCAGGCCATCGGCGTCAGCGGCGGGGTTCCCCAGTACGGCGGCTTCGGCGTCGCACTCGGGCTGTTGGTCGGCTTCGGTTCGCACACAGTCGGCCACCGCCTCGCCCATCTCGACTTCCCGTTGGACCGAACCGCGACGGAGCTATCGGCGCACGCGCTCTCGGCGGGCGCTATCATCGGCATCGTCTACGGCAACATGGAGGTCGGCCTGACGCTCGGACTGGCCATCGTCTCGCACAAGGGGCCGGCGGGGTACGCCGCCGCGACGCGACTGCGCCGCGCCGGTCGGGAGTGGTCGGTGCTGCTGCTGCCCGCGGCGGGCGTCGGTCTCGCGGCCATCCTGTCGAGCGTCGTCGTCCTCCCGGCGACGGCCGCGGTCCGAGGTGTCGTCTTCGGGTTCGCTGCGGGCGTCTTCCTCCACGTGGCGATGGATTTCCTGCCCCGCTGCGAACTCGGCAGCGAGATTCACGAGACGCTCAGCGTCGAGGGTGACGCCCACGCGCTGCTCGACCGACTCCGGCTGCACGCCGTCGTCAGTACGAGTCTCGGCGGCCTCGTCGTCTTCGCCGCGTGGGTCGCGCTGTGA
- a CDS encoding DUF7490 domain-containing protein, with protein MNRETTFVAAAAVVAVVSLVAAAVVPGALADPTDDGPLRPGPVQVEEVPITPGAVTGETATLAVETRLEHRGNPTDNVTVLFRAIDSESNLVETSRTVDVGELTGDRETPVRANLTVAREGGYEIETVVFRDGERVDTASRRVSGLEALTPAYARSNVEFAESTGLQPVSVSVGSADGDQVTLDLSAALTNGGDAPTGDLEVTFVVRQAESNVVADRVTVPVDEIRAGRTSTADASVTVPAEYNYYVDAILWRDDVHVDSAQSVANLDPTERISADVTEQEVEFEVEDFESDDEEPPAAEDGGANRGTTQSDTPGFGVVVAVVALLSTALFARRRSE; from the coding sequence ATGAACCGTGAAACGACGTTCGTCGCCGCGGCCGCCGTCGTGGCCGTGGTGTCGCTCGTCGCCGCCGCGGTGGTCCCCGGTGCCCTCGCCGACCCGACCGACGACGGGCCGCTCCGTCCCGGCCCCGTCCAGGTCGAGGAGGTCCCCATCACGCCCGGCGCTGTGACGGGTGAGACGGCCACGCTGGCCGTCGAAACCAGACTCGAACACCGAGGCAACCCCACCGACAACGTGACCGTACTGTTCCGCGCCATCGACAGCGAGTCGAACCTCGTCGAGACGAGTCGCACCGTCGACGTCGGCGAACTGACGGGCGACCGCGAGACGCCCGTTCGCGCGAATCTCACCGTCGCCCGCGAGGGCGGTTACGAGATAGAGACCGTCGTCTTCCGCGACGGCGAACGCGTCGACACCGCCAGTCGGCGCGTCAGCGGCCTCGAAGCGCTCACCCCCGCCTACGCGCGGTCGAACGTCGAGTTCGCCGAGTCGACGGGGCTGCAACCCGTCTCCGTCTCGGTCGGTTCCGCCGACGGCGACCAGGTGACACTGGACCTCTCGGCGGCGCTGACGAACGGCGGCGACGCGCCGACCGGCGACCTCGAAGTGACGTTCGTCGTCCGGCAGGCGGAGTCGAACGTCGTCGCCGACCGGGTCACGGTCCCCGTCGACGAGATTCGCGCCGGGCGAACCTCGACCGCCGACGCCTCGGTGACGGTGCCCGCAGAGTACAACTACTACGTCGACGCCATCCTCTGGCGCGACGACGTCCACGTCGACTCCGCCCAGAGCGTGGCGAACCTCGACCCGACCGAGCGCATCAGCGCGGACGTCACCGAACAGGAAGTCGAGTTCGAGGTGGAGGACTTCGAGTCCGACGACGAGGAGCCGCCCGCCGCCGAAGACGGCGGCGCGAACAGGGGAACCACGCAGTCCGACACGCCCGGGTTCGGCGTCGTCGTCGCCGTCGTCGCCCTGCTCTCGACGGCGCTATTCGCCCGGAGGCGCTCGGAATGA
- a CDS encoding ornithine cyclodeaminase, giving the protein MTVSRTVELEGHIIDSGMMGQCFGIVMDLGGSFEVEEFEVGRHKDATTYCRMRVSADTEGDLQTIVHELHQNGANPADPRPASVEPAPDDRVVPAGFYSTTNHPTEVFYRDEWIPVDDIEMDCAVVIEEGADGERSARTKVLNAIREDDLVVVGESGIRVKPPERPRDASGPFGFMQGGVSSERPSESLIREVAEALVETKRDGGNVLVVAGPALIHSGAGDALADLVREGFVDGLSAGNGFATHDIERGLYGTSLGMDMETMEHPRKGHKHHIYTISEVIRAGGIPEAVDAGLIQEGVMYECVRNDVNYVLAGSIRDDGPLPDTITDAVEAQNAIREQAHEADLVLMLSTLLHSVAVGNCLPSTTKTVCVDINPATVTQLLDRGSSQAIGMVTDIGTFVPTLAEKVFEAEAEQ; this is encoded by the coding sequence ATGACCGTCTCCCGCACCGTGGAACTGGAGGGCCACATCATCGACTCGGGGATGATGGGCCAGTGTTTCGGCATCGTGATGGACCTCGGCGGCTCGTTCGAGGTCGAGGAGTTCGAGGTCGGCCGCCACAAAGACGCCACCACCTACTGCCGGATGCGCGTCTCCGCCGACACCGAAGGTGACCTGCAGACCATCGTCCACGAACTCCACCAGAACGGCGCGAACCCCGCCGACCCGCGCCCGGCCTCAGTCGAACCCGCCCCCGACGACCGGGTCGTCCCCGCCGGCTTCTACTCGACGACGAACCACCCGACCGAGGTGTTCTACCGCGACGAGTGGATTCCCGTCGACGACATCGAGATGGACTGCGCCGTCGTGATCGAGGAGGGTGCGGACGGCGAACGCAGCGCCCGGACGAAAGTGCTGAACGCGATTCGGGAGGACGACCTCGTCGTCGTCGGCGAGTCGGGAATCAGGGTCAAGCCGCCGGAGCGCCCCCGCGACGCCTCCGGGCCGTTCGGCTTCATGCAGGGCGGCGTCTCCTCGGAGCGCCCTTCCGAGTCGCTCATCCGCGAAGTCGCCGAGGCGCTCGTCGAGACGAAGCGCGACGGCGGCAACGTGCTCGTCGTCGCCGGGCCGGCGCTCATCCACTCGGGCGCGGGCGACGCGCTCGCGGACCTCGTCCGCGAGGGGTTCGTCGACGGGCTCTCGGCGGGCAACGGCTTCGCCACCCACGACATCGAACGCGGCCTCTACGGCACCTCCCTCGGCATGGACATGGAGACGATGGAGCACCCCCGAAAAGGGCACAAACACCACATCTACACCATCAGCGAGGTCATCCGCGCGGGCGGTATCCCCGAGGCCGTCGACGCCGGACTCATCCAGGAGGGCGTGATGTACGAGTGCGTCCGGAACGACGTGAACTACGTGCTCGCGGGCTCCATCCGCGACGACGGCCCGCTGCCGGACACCATCACCGACGCCGTCGAGGCGCAGAACGCCATCCGCGAGCAGGCCCACGAGGCCGACCTCGTGTTGATGCTCTCGACGCTGCTTCACTCGGTCGCCGTCGGTAACTGCCTCCCGTCGACGACGAAAACCGTCTGCGTCGACATCAACCCCGCGACGGTCACCCAGTTGCTCGACCGCGGGTCGTCGCAGGCCATCGGCATGGTGACCGACATCGGGACGTTCGTCCCGACGCTCGCCGAGAAAGTGTTCGAAGCCGAGGCCGAGCAGTAG
- a CDS encoding alpha/beta hydrolase — MSREESAWRHREGVDATTGEQRRPSRYEFSTVSVRFDSDDERCVGTLYRPDRPKNPPLVLMAAGFGSDREFGLPVYAERFAERGYAVFLFDHRHFGDSEGEPRNLVSPAKQIADWRAAIERADELDGVDADRLVLWGSSFAGGHVLEVAAGEPHVAAVVSQVPFVDGRSMTLGKGLKFAAKSLPLALADKLLSFVGRSKTVPVVGTPEEFAVINEPGAKTGFFDLVPSGSDWENETPARVFLSIPGYRPGTKTDEVHCPTLVVAGEHDELVSLSDVESAASKLPNGTFLRLPVGHFDVYGGETFEEALAHQFAFLDRVVGDPADD, encoded by the coding sequence ATGAGCCGAGAGGAGAGCGCGTGGCGACACCGCGAAGGCGTCGACGCGACGACGGGCGAGCAGCGTCGTCCCTCCCGCTACGAGTTCTCGACGGTCAGCGTCCGATTCGACAGCGACGACGAGCGCTGCGTCGGGACGTTGTACCGCCCGGACCGACCGAAGAACCCGCCGCTGGTTCTGATGGCGGCCGGGTTCGGCTCCGACCGCGAGTTCGGCCTCCCCGTCTACGCCGAGCGGTTCGCGGAGCGAGGCTACGCCGTCTTCCTCTTCGACCACCGCCACTTCGGCGACAGCGAGGGGGAGCCGCGAAATCTGGTCAGCCCCGCGAAACAGATCGCCGACTGGCGGGCGGCCATCGAACGGGCCGACGAGTTAGACGGCGTCGACGCGGACCGACTGGTCCTCTGGGGGTCGTCGTTCGCGGGCGGTCACGTCCTGGAGGTCGCGGCGGGCGAACCGCACGTCGCGGCGGTCGTCTCGCAGGTTCCGTTCGTCGACGGCCGGTCGATGACGCTCGGCAAGGGCCTGAAGTTCGCCGCCAAGTCGCTGCCGTTGGCGCTCGCCGACAAACTCCTCTCGTTCGTCGGACGCTCGAAGACGGTTCCCGTCGTCGGCACCCCCGAGGAGTTCGCCGTCATCAACGAACCGGGCGCGAAGACGGGCTTCTTCGACCTCGTGCCGTCGGGCTCGGACTGGGAGAACGAGACGCCCGCGCGGGTGTTCCTCTCGATTCCCGGCTACCGACCCGGGACGAAAACCGACGAGGTCCACTGCCCGACGCTCGTCGTCGCGGGCGAACACGACGAACTCGTCTCGCTCTCGGACGTCGAGAGCGCCGCGTCGAAGCTCCCCAACGGGACGTTCCTCCGACTTCCGGTGGGGCACTTCGACGTCTACGGCGGGGAGACGTTCGAGGAGGCGCTGGCCCACCAGTTCGCCTTCCTCGACCGCGTCGTCGGCGACCCGGCGGACGACTGA